The genome window aagttgagggagaagagttTGAGGCTGACGAAGTTTTTGGAGGAACAGTTagaggggatggggaaggaggagaaggggttgttcAGGGTTATTACGCCTTTGGATCCGAAGCAGAGGGGGGCGCAGCTtagcttggggttggggagtgggttgcttgagggggtgatgaaggagctggagaggcaAGGGGTGATTGTTGATGAAAGGAGACCGGATGTCATTAGGGTTGCGCCAGCGCCGTTGTATAATGGGTTTGAGGATGTGGTTGGATTTGTGGAGGCTTTTGGGGAGGCCTTGAGAGTGGccaggagagagagggatgCGTTTTGAGATGTACCCGCAGTGTTGCTATTGGGGGTCTGTCATTACGTCTTGCGATGCAGGTTGTGTATTCGCTTAAACAATCTCAATCACCACAGCCTCCAAGTCATATATCCACCGCGCTTGGTAAGCATCTACCATGCCAACCCTCCTGAAACGTCCGTTAGACAGCTCTTCAAGCACTAGACCCTCCCCATTCCAGTCCTCGTCCCACTgaaggaaaacaaaaacaatcCCACTCGTTCTCGGCCCAATATCATCAAAATGAACGTTCCCAATCTGGCTGTGCTTCCCGTCTTCATTCAATACCATAAGCTCCCATCTGCCGGCCTTTTCACGCACAAAAGGCTCTCTTAAAACTGCCGCCTTCATGCGTAACGAACCATCCGTCACCTCCCCGAACGGCGCCTCCACAGCTGCAAGGCTGACCCAAcagtccaccacctccatctgCCTATACTTTGAAGCATCCACCATGAACGTAGCATTGTCATAGTATACCCCCCAATTCACGCTCGCCCACGACCACGACGGAGCACGGTATCTCGCCGGCCTCGAAGACTTGGGGTCGAGTTCCTTCTCCCTGACCGCCCTCCAAAGAAGGTCAGGCACCAAAGACTTTTTCCACAGTCCTGCAAGGTAGGAATCCCCAGTCACGCGGGAGAACTGCTCTGCGACGCCTGCCAGAGCGGGCAGCTTGTCCCCCTCGTGAGAGTGCCATCGCAGTGTGAAAGAAGCGACGATTTCAAGCCACGCAACACGCGCCTCCCATTTCTCTTGGGGCGACAACTCTTTGGATCGTTGGCCTGATATTGAACAAGCGAGGATCCGGGGAAGGCGCACTCTGCTTGGTCCGCAGAGCGCCTGGCCTATGCTGACGGCTTCGGTCTGGCAGTTGTATTTGAGGGTCTCGCTGTCGTAGATCAGAGTGCGCGAGGGGAGGACCTGCTCTTGCAGCGTCCAGGCGCGGGAGTCGATTGGTTCGACGGGGAGGCCTGATTTCCCATGAGGGGAGTATGCTTCGTGTGTGTCGAGAAGGGAGACGATGCCTACTCTGCTTCCTGTTGGGTCtcgggggttgttgttgtggaaGGGTACACGTGCTGATGGGTTTCTCTGCCGCCGGGTTTGCCTCAGGAAGCCTTCCCTTGAGGTAGCTGCGCTGGCTGCTATGATGGTGAGGTAGCTCTCGCGGTAGATGCGGCTCATTTGACAAATTTGTTTCAACTTGTCGGCGTCGGAATCTTGGATGATGCAGAGAGCATCAACCCAGAGGTATCGGTGCTTGAGAGAGTGGGTAACGAATATGGCATCGCGGATGGTTCGTGGGAGGCTTGAGATGGGTATCCCATGGCCGACAATCTCTTCGATGTTGGAAGTGGTGAGTTTGAGAGGCTGGTCAATGCCCCAGACGTAGCTCAGCGTTATATACAGGCCTGGCTGAGTTCCATGTGTGAGAATGAGTCTAGGGTTTGACGGATCTGAGCAATCGATGACGCGGTCTGGAAGCAGCGTGAATAGATCGGGGCTTTGGCAGTCTGCGTGAAACTTGACGCAGTTGTCGATGCATTCCCGAGCTAAGGCGAAGCTCTCCGGGGTACAGAGGTCTGTAATTTGTTCACGGGCCGCAAAGTGAACGGCTGCTGGATCGCCTGCGACAGTGTAGATGTGATACAAGTTGGTGATTCCTTTACCATTGATTACGACCCGAACTTCCAGTTGACTCTGCCGTGGGGTCCATGAATGGTTGTCCACATTATCGAGGCCCACGAAGACGGTGACAGTGGTTCCCCCAGGAGGGTATCCCAGCATCTTTATAAGTCTGTTGAGTTCGCCACACCAAGTGCATCCTCGCCTGACGGCCCCTTGCACGGCTTCATAGGAAGTGTCATATGTATACATGTCTTCCGGGGTCGTGTTCAAAAGGGACCTCCAACCATCAGGCGAAAAGATGGTCTTGAGATCTGTTTCGCAGACAAGCGAGAGCGGATCCAGTAACTGTTCCATGGATGCAAGTGAGAGTCTTTTCCACTTctgtaaaaaaaaatcaagTTGTTGAAAATAGGTAATAATCCCAGGACTAGCCCTGACTTGTAGAATGCAAACTTGAGCCAACATAAGCCACGCCCGCCCCACATGCTTAGGCGCCTAGGTGGGAAATATTCCTTTGCTATCATGGGAAGCCTAAACAGTGCCCCAATGCGCTCTGATTTAATTGGCAGCCatgagggaggtggcgcAAGGGCAGTATTAGCTTTTTTGTTCACATCCACCCAACAGGTTCAGACCATTTGTTCTCTTACTTAAAGGCTTTCATAGTAACAGGTAAAAACTACATAGCGCTACGCTGTGAGTTGTGGAAAGTGTCACCTAAGTACCTGCCGTTTTGCTCCCAGAAAGCCAGCATGTGGCCACCAGTGAACTTAGCATGTGTATTTGTAAGTCGAAACGGTGTGTTCAGTGGCCCTTCAGTTACATAGACGGACAGGTGAAATGTCACCTGCACCGCCAATATCTTCAGACGTTGGTCAACGTCTTCGAAAAGACTCGACCGCAACTTGTTGGACACGTCGGTGACCACAAAAGTGGCAGCAGGCTTTGCGTCTTGCTCGGGAGCGGGATGTCCAGCACCGACACGCAATGGGCTTTTCCAGTGCTTCGTAGGTTGATAACCATCGCCAAGGGATCGTGGTAAGTATTCCGAGACCTGGCAGCATTCCCGGTCAGCTATGAGTACCGTACTTATCTCACGGGGAGGACTTCAGCAAGCAAGGTGTACGTATCTCACCATGTATTCTCCCATAAACTGCGGGTCGTTGTGCCTCATTCCACCAAAGGTAACAGACAAAGGTCTCAGCGAAACAATACCATCCTTGATGTCGTGAAAAGTGTGGTTGGCGGCGGGTTCCCGAGACTCAAGATACTCCTTGTAAAGCCCTGCCACCGGCCTTATAGCACCATTGTCCTTGGAGTTCCCAGCGCTGGCGTGGTTTCTGCTAGCAGGACCCTGCTCTCCGTGTGATTTCTGAAATTCGCGATCGCCGGTTGACAGGTCTCCCGCGGTAGGAGCGGGTGAAAGCGTAATGCTGGCGCACCGCTTGCACGATGAGATGGCTGATTGGGTTAGGTATGTATGTTAGATGACGGGCTCGGCGGGTCCTATCATGGCGCCAGAGAACTCACCTTGCTCCATAGAATTTGCTACGTCGTCCCATTCTGGGACGTCTTCCGGCACGCCTCTCCTGCGAAGGCTCGCGTCAACTCTTTCGGCGTTCCTTTCGGTGAGAACGTGGTGTAGCAGCAATGTGCATTCGCCGTCCAAGATGTTCAGCCATACCCGAAGCTCCTACAGTAATTCAAGAGATGAGAACCCTAAAACCGCTTCCTCCGAGGATATGTATACGTCGAGTATATTTGGATGCAGATGCAGGGCCACGGCACCAGTTTGGGTCCGGCCCCGTTGCCCAGTACCTTTATCTCCCAATCGAACTCAATTTTTCCCAGTAGGGATACATGAATGTGATTGAGCTGCGATACGATAGCTCGCCTCTCCGCGATACTGGTGTTGCTAGAAAGGAGACTGCAGAGGCGAGCTGTCAGTGACTGCTATACTCTCAAGTCTACCTATGATATAGACATGGACGAAGGTCAAGCGGGAGAACGGTTGGGAGTCGGAGGAAGAAAAGCGGTTCAATAGCATACCAGGCAATGTGGTGTGCTTTGGCACGAAGGCTCATAGTGTGGACAGGGCTATGTCCAGCGTCGTTTTGGACATGCGACACCTTGGCTGCCAGTTTTAATAACATGCGATCCTCCAGTTGAAGGAGCTGGAACAGGTTCGAACAAGCTCGCATATTTGATAAGCTCATGGTCTGGAGGGCCACTCTCCCTTCAGAACTTGCAAGCAGATGTGGACGGTCCGCAATATACCAGTCACCCCCGCGAAGGCTGGGTATGGCAGATCTGAGCTGGTAGAGCTGTTCCCCGGATTCTCCCAGCCATACTGGGAATATATTTAATGCCTTCAGCTGCAACACCTCAGCATCCCGATTCTCCTTCCACGCTTTTGGTTGGATTAGTGCGCTGGTGGCCTTGAGAACGTGCTGGATATGCTCTAGCGAATATGACGGAACTATACGACAAGCCTCGTTGACGAGGTCTTTCAGTGCAGCATTCAGAATTTTTAGCGAGTCACGGAAGAATGATTCAAGCTCTGGATAGTGCTGGATGATGCGTGGCGTCCGTTTCAAGCAACCCGGGCCATCCCACACGCAATCGTCGGTGCTGAGCCAAACACCCACAGAAGCAGACCTCCCCTTTCAGGAGAAACAACAGCTTAAGCTTTGCAAATGCTTTCCTGTTGCCTATCATTAACTTCAAATATCACAAAATGAGATAACGTCGCCATACCTCGTATAGCCTTGATTTTCATCTGTCATGTGATATAAGCGTCTGCGTTTACTGAGGTCTGCGCCCCCAGGTACTTCAGAACATTCCATGCGACATCTTCTGGGTCTGGAATGGCAAGGACGTAGGACCCAGGCTTTTCGGATGATGACAATAATGCATCAAGGCTAGACAGGACGGCTTGCCGTGGCAGAAAAGTCCTATCAAGAGAGCGGCGGACGTTGTCATTGATGCAACAGGCACTTAGGGTTGCCAGCTCTGATCTCAAACGCTGCCTCGAGGTTTTCAAGGTCGCTTTTTCTGATTCGGCGAGGGATATGGGATTCTGACTCGGATTCTCGGTCGTCCACTACATAATAGCGGTAGTGTTCCCACCTTCGACAAAGAAGTTTTAGCCATTTGTTACACTCTGACTGCTCAGCCAGGGATCGAAAGTCGGCAGATAGGACAAAGCCCAGATTGCCAGGGCCGTTCAGGTCGACGAGACGAGGAAAAACGGTAACGTGTAGATTTAACTGTAACCAATCGATCCAGTTCGGACAGTGGGTAAGTGGTGGCGACGCCTCTTTATGGAGAAACGCGAATGAGTGTTCGTGTGAGGCCAAGAGTTGGCTAGCAGAAAATGGGTCGTTAGAGCGCACATAAATTCGGGAAGCTCGACAAGGGCGAAGGTTTTCCGCAACAAGCCAGAGGTCGGCCTTCGTCCGTCCTGCTGCCCACCTAGCCCGGTAGAGAAACTGAGCGTGGCTTATTAAGGCGCGATGTGAAGTATCTTGCACATCGGCACTGGGCCGTACCCGATGTGCTGCTAATATCCTTTCGCAGATATCTGCCTGTTGAACCCTCCTTGCACCTAAGCTCTCTGCTAGCCGCCTTCTGTGAAAGTTTTGCGCAGCCTGAGGGGAAATCTCTGCCAGTCTAAGTCCTTTGGGTACGACCAAGTCGTTGTCATCAAGCGGTATGCCTAATAAATCTTCGGACTTTGCGGAGACCCATCGATCGTTACGTAACGGGACGATCTCGAGCTTCAATATGTCGCCCATGTGGTCTCCAAGAAGGTCACATAGCACTTTACTAATCTTCGCATGCCACGAATCTGGCATTGACCGAAAGTTGTGTGTTTCGTTCGTAATAAACAAACTTATTTCCTTGATAAATTGCGTTTTAGACAGAATATTAACACCAAGCTTGCATTATCCGCTCTTGCAGATCTGCATGGTACTTGTTAAATAAATGGAGAAACGTAGAGTAGTCTTGTAAAATCAATGGCCTGTTATGGTCGTCAGTGTAAGGGTCGGAAACGCAGGTGAGCTTTTCTGGGGCCATGAGGTGCCCGGTATCTGACTCTAATACTGGTGTTCGAGACAATAGGGTAATAATATTTCCTGGAAGAGGCTCAAAAAGCTGTCTGTTGTTGGGAAGGGCAGATAATACGGCCAGGTATAGCGAAGATGTCTACTATTCAGGGCGTGAACCGCCCTGAGGAAAGCTTTAGGAAGCTTATACAAAAAGACTTGATTGCGGGCCGAAGATATATCGATATCTTCACGGTTGGCAATGAGATCAAAGTCGGCATGGCAAACGAACTGCACCCTTGTCAGTTGACCGGAGTGTCTGAGAAGAACAAAATCACTGCTTGACGGACCCTGTACCTATAGTCTCGGATAGGAAGAAAAGCGAATGTAAAGTACGTGATATTTAAGCTCAGGGATCGGGGCTACGGAAAGACCAAGACTATGTCTGACTATTCGTTGATCCCGTGTGAATCGGTCGATAGCAATCCAGATACACTATTCCTGTAAAGCACAAGAGGAGACTGCTCACTGTCTGGGAGTTTAAGGATCTGTAATTCGCCAGGTTTGCACGTGTTGTTCGGCCGTGTAAGATCGAAAGTAACTTCTTTGCCATGGAGGCCATCGTAGACAATACGGATATGCACTCTTCTTGTCTCCGAAGAAAGAGTATGCTGCTCAAATCCAATCTCTCGAGTTCTTGAAGAATCTCACTGGCATCGCACTCGGGAgaaaggtggaggaggagcgatATCCACCCAGCGATGCGCTCTTCCGGGAACGTTGACCACACCAGTATCATCATGCCGATACTTTCCCTAGAATCGAACTTGAAGGAGTAACAGCCAGATGCGATGTACACTGATTCGGCAACCTTGAAAACAGACTTGAAGCCAATTCCTTTCCGGCCGATGCGAGTGCTCAAGTTTCGTGTTTTTGAACTGCTGCCCATACTGCAGATGGCTTCTACGTCTTCCGTTGTGAACCCAGTTTCATTGGAATCAAACCGAAGCACTCGATTTTTTACGTGATAGTTAGTGTGGGGTCATGGGCGACGTAATTGTTGTCATCAACATTCTGTATCAGCTCCCACAAGAAATGGGAGGGCCTTCGGTACATGTTTTTTG of Podospora pseudopauciseta strain CBS 411.78 chromosome 7 map unlocalized CBS411.78m_7, whole genome shotgun sequence contains these proteins:
- a CDS encoding uncharacterized protein (COG:S; EggNog:ENOG503NYEN); this translates as MGRRSKFYGASITLSPAPTAGDLSTGDREFQKSHGEQGPASRNHASAGNSKDNGAIRPVAGLYKEYLESREPAANHTFHDIKDGIVSLRPLSVTFGGMRHNDPQFMGEYMVSEYLPRSLGDGYQPTKHWKSPLRVGAGHPAPEQDAKPAATFVVTDVSNKLRSSLFEDVDQRLKILAVQVTFHLSVYRSAM
- a CDS encoding uncharacterized protein (COG:S; EggNog:ENOG503P48Z) — protein: MYTYDTSYEAVQGAVRRGCTWCGELNRLIKMLGYPPGGTTVTVFVGLDNVDNHSWTPRQSQLEVRVVINGKGITNLYHIYTVAGDPAAVHFAAREQITDLCTPESFALARECIDNCVKFHADCQSPDLFTLLPDRVIDCSDPSNPRLILTHGTQPGLYITLSYVWGIDQPLKLTTSNIEEIVGHGIPISSLPRTIRDAIFVTHSLKHRYLWVDALCIIQDSDADKLKQICQMSRIYRESYLTIIAASAATSREGFLRQTRRQRNPSARVPFHNNNPRDPTGSRVGIVSLLDTHEAYSPHGKSGLPVEPIDSRAWTLQEQVLPSRTLIYDSETLKYNCQTEAVSIGQALCGPSRVRLPRILACSISGQRSKELSPQEKWEARVAWLEIVASFTLRWHSHEGDKLPALAGVAEQFSRVTGDSYLAGLWKKSLVPDLLWRAVREKELDPKSSRPARYRAPSWSWASVNWGVYYDNATFMVDASKYRQMEVVDCWVSLAAVEAPFGEVTDGSLRMKAAVLREPFVREKAGRWELMVLNEDGKHSQIGNVHFDDIGPRTSGIVFVFLQWDEDWNGEGLVLEELSNGRFRRVGMVDAYQARWIYDLEAVVIEIV